From Carya illinoinensis cultivar Pawnee chromosome 5, C.illinoinensisPawnee_v1, whole genome shotgun sequence, one genomic window encodes:
- the LOC122310497 gene encoding transcription initiation factor TFIID subunit 1 isoform X1, which yields MAYESGSTSQDGRDEDDEEEYEDVGGGNRLLGFMFGNVDNSGDLDVDYLDEDAKEHLAALADKLGPSLTDIDLSVRSPRTQGDAAEQDYDEKAEDAIDYEDIDEQYEGPEIQAPTEEDHLLPKKEYFSADVSLASLKPTSVFDDENYDEELEQELEMVDNNFQVQTISGEQGECPLLASEVEKSFEDNIQVGSLDAEDLDVDVEEFQQEVPQNQERSGSAPLPVLCIENGMVILRFSEIFGIHESLKKGEKRDYRYSIPKDRFKSMDMSDIIEEDEEAFLKDAGQGYSFMKQTHAMEHELSALYEDDQEVAALGVLQGAASLASEDDRQRKDSCMSAEPMKEGAVGYVSTGLQSPRYSGFYPLDLQDWEEGIIWDSSPLVSDNSVGSEISGHDLEASVVIEAEPETGPPNHGSEPLVESDENNHRHLHCSFPNLLEPLGSINSIGHTDIPYLSSRYHPQLLRLESCLEVDVLNNADGRKENFGEEIHRSDGLRRFSKLTSQYRDMLEASWLDKVVWETDRPVEKPKLILDLQDEQMLFEILDTKDAKHLGLHAGAMIITRSIKSRNGDSLEQLGHGGQSGWRYVANDKHYSNRKTSQKIKSNSKKRTAHGVKVFHSQPALMMQTMKLKLSNKELANFHRPKALWYPHDNKVAIKEQGKLPTKGPMKIIVKSLGGKGCKLHVDAEETISSVKAKASKKLDFKQSEVVKLFYLGKELEDLSSLASQNVKVNSLIHLVRTKVHLLPRAHKLPGEKKSLRPPGAFKKKSELSAKDGHVFLMEYCEERPLLLSNVGMGARLCTYYQKSAPDDQTGSVLRNGNGSDSLGHVIALDPADKSPFLGDIKPGYSQSSLETNMYRAPVFPHKVPSTDYLLVRSAKGKLSIRRIDRIDVVGQQEPLMEVMSPGSKALQTYMINRLLVYMAREFRTAEKGHLLPCIHADELPGQFPYISETIIRKKLKEHANLQKGPNGQWIWVKKRNFRIWSEDELKEKVKPEDVCAYESMQAGIYRLKHLGISGVLPTSISSAMSRLPYEAIILAAASHIERELQITPWNLSSNFFTCVIQGKENIERLEITGVGDPSGRGLGFSYVRTATKAPMPSAMMKKKAAAGRGGPTVTGTDADLRRLSMEAAREVLLKFDVCEEEIAKLTRWHRIAMIRKLSSEQAASGVQIDPTTISKYARGQRMSFLQLQQQTREKCQEIWDRQAQSLSALDHDNESDSEGNSDLDSFAGDLENLLDAEECEEEVGNHESKYDKADGVKGLKMRRRPSLAQAEEEMEDEAAEAAELCRLLMDDNDGVRRKKKKTGVVREEAGLALGSQPSFSFENTDRIKKIIGTTQPDGSYTSKENLIKDIKEAENVLMKRSKYGKVKATKKTDITNIGLVSKKLKISGDKVKVFKEKKSARESFVCGACGQLGHMRTNKNCPKYGEDLEANLETADHEKASIKLKSLDPSSQSQQKPQTKKLIAKSATKIAVVEAPEGEKSSLKAKVLPVKFKCGSIDKLSDNLTAEVALSTDQPVASNSETGKSIVKVNKIIIPGKMKPDDAETPKPSIVIRPPTNTAKDQPESHKRSVVIRTPTETDREQPQKKIIIKRPKEIIIDVDQVSQDGSTGIEYRKTKRIVELSNIEKHRKQDNIYLAEESAKRKAREDRRWWEEQEKQRNEDRIREDRARRLYEDEMMLEQGKLAEIKRYEAAIRREREEEERQKAKKKKKKKKRPEIKVEYLEDPRTRRNDKRMPERDRSVKRRPVVELGRDVAEYAPSTKRRRGGEVGLANILERVVETLRERYEVSYLFLKPVSKKEAPDYHDIIKRPMDLATIKEKVRKMEYKSREDFRHDVWQITYNAHKYNDGRNPGIPPLADQLLELCDYLLMENDESLTEAEAGIEYRD from the exons GTGAGCAGGGTGAATGTCCTTTGTTGGCTTCTGAAGTAGAGAAATCATTTGAGGATAATATACAAGTTGGTTCTCTAGATGCTGAAGATTTGGACGTTGATGTAGAAGAGTTTCAG CAGGAAGTGCCTCAAAACCAGGAGAGGTCAGGATCTGCACCATTGCCCGTTTTGTGTATTGAGAATGGGATGGTGATCTTACGGTTCTCTGAAATTTTTGGTATTCACGAGTCCTTGAAGAAGGGGGAGAAAAGAGACTATAGGTATTCAATCCCCAAAG ATAGGTTTAAATCTATGGACATGTCTGATATTATTGAAGAGGACGAGGAGGCATTTTTAAAGGACGCTGGTCAAGGATATTCATTTATGAAACAGACACATGCAATGGAACATGAACTCTCAGCTCTTTATGAGGATGACCAAGAGGTTGCAGCCTTAGGTGTTTTGCAAGGGGCTGCCTCATTGGCTTCAGAAGATGATAGGCAAAGAAAAGACTCTTGTATGAGTGCAGAACCAATGAAAGAGGGTGCTGTGGGATATGTTTCTACTGGACTGCAGTCACCACGGTATTCTGGGTTTTACCCTCTTGATCTGCAAGACTGGGAAGAGGGAATTATTTGGGACAGTTCTCCTTTAGTGAGTGACAATTCTGTGGGAAGTGAAATTTCTGGACATGATTTAGAAGCTTCAGTTGTCATTGAAGCAGAACCTGAGACAGGGCCACCAAACCATGGGTCAGAACCCCTTGTGGAATCTGATGAGAATAATCACCGGCATTTACATTGTAGCTTTCCTAATTTATTGGAGCCCTTAGGCTCAATAAATTCTATAGGACATACAGACATTCCATACTTATCTAGCAGATACCATCCGCAACTTCTGAGGTTAGAATCCTGCCTGGAAGTGGATGTTCTTAACAATGCAGATGGTAGGAAGGAGAATTTTGGTGAGGAAATTCATCGAAGTGATGGTTTGAGGCGTTTTAGCAAACTCACATCCCAATACAGAGACATGTTGGAAGCATCTTGGTTAGACAAAGTAGTATGGGAGACAGATAGGCCCGTTGAGAAACCAAAGCTTATTCTTGATCTTCAAGATGAGCAAATGCTTTTTGAGATTTTGGATACCAAGGATGCTAAACATCTTGGGCTTCATGCAGGTGCTATGATTATAACTCGTTCGATAAAGTCAAGGAATGGGGACTCTTTGGAGCAACTTGGTCATGGAGGCCAATCTGGTTGGAGATATGTTGCTAATGACAAACACTATTCGAACAGAAAAACTTCTCAGAAAATCAAATCCAATTCCAAAAAGCGCACAGCTCATGGTGTCAAAGTTTTTCATTCACAACCTGCACTTATGATGCAGACGATGAAGCTGAAATTGAGCAA CAAAGAGCTAGCTAATTTTCATCGACCAAAAGCTTTGTGGTATCCCCACGACAATAAAGTGGCCATCAAAGAACAAGGGAAGTTGCCTACCAAAGGACCCATGAAAATTATAGTGAAGAGCTTGGGTGGCAAAGGATGCAAACTTCATGTGGATGCTGAGGAAACCATCTCTTCTGTTAAAGCAAAAGCTTCAAAAAAGCTAG ATTTCAAGCAATCTGAAGTGGTAAAGTTATTTTACTTGGGAAAGGAGCTCGAAGACCTTAGCTCTCTTGCTTCCCAAAATGTCAAAGTGAACTCTTTGATTCATCTTGTTCGTACAAAAGTACATTTGTTGCCAAGAGCACATAAGTTGCCTGGCGAGAAAAAATCTTTACGCCCTCCCGGGGCATTCAAAAAGAAATCCGAACTCTCTGCGAAAGATGGTCATGTCTTCCTAATGGA GTATTGTGAAGAAAGACCTTTACTGTTGAGCAATGTTGGGATGGGTGCAAGACTTTGCACTTATTACCAGAAGTCTGCCCCAGATGATCAAACTGGCTCTGTGTTGCGCAATGGAAATGGGAGCGACAGCTTGGGGCATGTCATTGCACTAGATCCTGCTGATAAATCCCCTTTCCTTGGAGATATAAAACCTGGTTATAGCCAGTCATCTCTTGAAACAAACATGTATAGAGCACCTGTATTTCCCCACAAGGTGCCGTCAACTGACTATCTGTTGGTTCGTTCTGCAAAGGGAAAACTTTCCATCAGGCGCATAGACCGGATTGATGTTGTTGGACAACAG GAACCACTCATGGAGGTGATGTCTCCTGGATCCAAGGCCCTTCAGACTTACATGATAAACAGGCTATTGGTGTACATGGCCCGTGAGTTTCGTACAGCTGAAAAGGGTCATTTGCTCCCCTGCATCCATGCAGATGAGTTACCTGGACAGTTTCCATACATATCCGAAACCATTATTCGGAAGAAATTGAAGGAGCACGCTAATTTACAG AAGGGACCAAATGGTCAGTGGATTTGGGTTAAGAAGCGCAATTTCCGCATTTGGTCGGAGGATGAATTGAAAGAGAAAGTGAAACCTGAAGAT GTTTGTGCCTATGAAAGCATGCAAGCTGGTATCTACCGGCTCAAACATCTGGGAATATCAGGGGTATTGCCTACTTCTATTTCATCTGCAATGAGTCGGCTCCCTTATGAAGCTATAATTCTGGCTGCTGCATCACACATTGAGAGGGAGCTCCAGATAACTCCATGGAACTTAAGTAGCAATTTTTTTACATGTGTAATTCAG GGCAAAGAAAATATTGAGCGTTTAGAAATTACTGGAGTTGGTGATCCTTCTGGTCGGGGCCTAGGCTTTAGCTATGTTCGTACTGCTACAAAAGCACCAATGCCAAGTGCAATGATGAAGAAGAAAGCAGCTGCTGGTCGAGGAGGCCCAACTGTTACGGGAACAGATGCTGATCTTCGTAGATTGAGCATGGAGGCTGCACGAGAG GTTCTTTTGAAGTTCGATGTTTGTGAGGAAGAGATTGCAAAACTGACTAGGTGGCATCGAATTGCTATGATACGCAAGCTTTCTAGCGAGCAAGCTGCATCTGGGGTACAGATTGATCCCACAACAATCAGCAAATATGCACGTGGCCAGCGAATGTCCTTTCTTCAATTGCAGCAGCAGACAAGAGAGAAATGTCAGGAAATTTGGGATCGACAAGCTCAGAGTCTTTCAGCCTTAGATCATGATAATGAGAGTGACTCTGAGGGAAATAGTGATTTGGATTCCTTTGCTGGGGATTTAGAGAATCTTCTTGATGCAGaggaatgtgaagaagaagtaGGGAACCATGAATCCAAGTATGACAAAGCGGATGGTGTTAAGGGGCTTAAAATGAGAAGGCGCCCATCCTTGGCTCAGGCAGAAGAGGAAATGGAAGATGAGGCAGCTGAAGCAGCTGAATTATGCAGGTTACTCATGGATG ACAATGATGGtgtgaggaggaagaagaaaaagacagGAGTTGTAAGGGAGGAAGCAGGCTTGGCTTTGGGCTCACAACCAAGTTTTAGTTTTGAGAATACAGATCGGATCAAGAAAATCATTGGTACCACCCAACCCGATGGTTCCTATACTTCGAAGGAGAATTTAATTAAAGATATAAAGGAG GCTGAAAATGTTCTAATGAAAAGAAGCAAGTATGGAAAGGTGAAAGCAACAAAAAAGACTGATATCACAAATATAGGTCTAGTCAGTAAGAAACTTAAAATATCGGGAGATAAAGTCAAG GTCTTTAAGGAGAAGAAGTCAGCAAGAGAGAGTTTTGTGTGTGGGGCATGTGGTCAG CTTGGACATATGAGGACAAACAAAAACTGCCCCAAGTATGGGGAGGATCTAGAAGCAAACCTTGAAACTGCCGATCATGAAAAGGCATCCATAAAGTTAAAATCTCTGGATCCCTCTAGTCAGTCTCAGCAGAAACCTCAGACAAAGAAGCTGATTGCAAAAAGTGCGACAAAAATTGCTGTGGTTGAAGCTCCGGAGGGTGAAAAATCTAGTTTGAAGGCAAAAGTTCTTCCGGTGAAGTTCAAATGTGGTTCCATTGACAAGCTTTCTGATAATCTCACTGCTGAAGTGGCACTGAGTACAGACCAGCCAGTCGCTTCCAATTCTGAGACTGGGAAGTCCATTGTCAAggttaacaaaataataattcctgGCAAGATGAAACCTGATGATGCAGAGACTCCTAAGCCCTCTATCGTAATACGACCCCCAACAAATACAGCTAAAGATCAGCCAGAATCTCACAAACGCTCTGTTGTGATACGGACACCAACAGAAACAGATAGGGAACAACCTCAGAAGAAAATCATAATAAAGCGGCCTAAAGAGATTATCATTGATGTGGACCAGGTCAGTCAGGATGGAAGTACTGGCATTGAGTACAGGAAAACTAAAAGAATAGTTGAATTGTCCAATATTGAGAAGCATAGAAAGCAGGATAATATTTATTTGGCTGAGGAATCagcaaaaaggaaagctagagAGGATAGAAGATGGTGGGAAGAACAAGAGAAGCAGAGAAATGAAGATAGAATAAGAGAGGACAGGGCAAGAAGGCTTTATGAGGATGAAATGATGCTAGAACAAGGAAAGTTAGCTGAGATTAAAAGATATGAAGCAGCAATcagaagagagagggaggaagaagaaagacagaaagcaaaaaagaagaaaaagaagaagaaaagaccTGAAATAAAAGTGGAGTATTTAGAGGACCCTAGAACAAGAAGAAATGACAAAAGGATGCCAGAGAGAGACCGGAGCGTAAAAAGGAGGCCTGTTGTTGAGCTGGGAAGGGATGTTGCAGAGTATGCCCCATCAACCAAGCGTCGTAGGGGAGGAGAG GTTGGTTTGGCAAACATCTTGGAGCGGGTAGTGGAGACCCTCAGAGAGAGGTACGAGGTGTCATATCTTTTCTTAAAACCAGTTTCCAAAAAGGAAGCTCCTGATTACCACGACATCATTAAGCGCCCAATGGACCTGGCCACAATCAAGGAGAAGGTGCGGAAGATGGAATACAAGAGCCGGGAGGATTTCCGGCACGATGTGTGGCAGATCACATACAATGCCCACAAATACAATGATGGGCGCAATCCAGGAATTCCTCCCCTTGCAGATCAGCTTTTGGAGCTTTGCGATTATTTGTTAATGGAGAACGATGAAAGTTTGACTGAAGCTGAAGCTGGTATCGAGTACAGGGATTAa
- the LOC122310497 gene encoding transcription initiation factor TFIID subunit 1 isoform X2, translated as MAYESGSTSQDGRDEDDEEEYEDVGGGNRLLGFMFGNVDNSGDLDVDYLDEDAKEHLAALADKLGPSLTDIDLSVRSPRTQGDAAEQDYDEKAEDAIDYEDIDEQYEGPEIQAPTEEDHLLPKKEYFSADVSLASLKPTSVFDDENYDEELEQELEMVDNNFQVQTISGEQGECPLLASEVEKSFEDNIQVGSLDAEDLDVDVEEFQEVPQNQERSGSAPLPVLCIENGMVILRFSEIFGIHESLKKGEKRDYRYSIPKDRFKSMDMSDIIEEDEEAFLKDAGQGYSFMKQTHAMEHELSALYEDDQEVAALGVLQGAASLASEDDRQRKDSCMSAEPMKEGAVGYVSTGLQSPRYSGFYPLDLQDWEEGIIWDSSPLVSDNSVGSEISGHDLEASVVIEAEPETGPPNHGSEPLVESDENNHRHLHCSFPNLLEPLGSINSIGHTDIPYLSSRYHPQLLRLESCLEVDVLNNADGRKENFGEEIHRSDGLRRFSKLTSQYRDMLEASWLDKVVWETDRPVEKPKLILDLQDEQMLFEILDTKDAKHLGLHAGAMIITRSIKSRNGDSLEQLGHGGQSGWRYVANDKHYSNRKTSQKIKSNSKKRTAHGVKVFHSQPALMMQTMKLKLSNKELANFHRPKALWYPHDNKVAIKEQGKLPTKGPMKIIVKSLGGKGCKLHVDAEETISSVKAKASKKLDFKQSEVVKLFYLGKELEDLSSLASQNVKVNSLIHLVRTKVHLLPRAHKLPGEKKSLRPPGAFKKKSELSAKDGHVFLMEYCEERPLLLSNVGMGARLCTYYQKSAPDDQTGSVLRNGNGSDSLGHVIALDPADKSPFLGDIKPGYSQSSLETNMYRAPVFPHKVPSTDYLLVRSAKGKLSIRRIDRIDVVGQQEPLMEVMSPGSKALQTYMINRLLVYMAREFRTAEKGHLLPCIHADELPGQFPYISETIIRKKLKEHANLQKGPNGQWIWVKKRNFRIWSEDELKEKVKPEDVCAYESMQAGIYRLKHLGISGVLPTSISSAMSRLPYEAIILAAASHIERELQITPWNLSSNFFTCVIQGKENIERLEITGVGDPSGRGLGFSYVRTATKAPMPSAMMKKKAAAGRGGPTVTGTDADLRRLSMEAAREVLLKFDVCEEEIAKLTRWHRIAMIRKLSSEQAASGVQIDPTTISKYARGQRMSFLQLQQQTREKCQEIWDRQAQSLSALDHDNESDSEGNSDLDSFAGDLENLLDAEECEEEVGNHESKYDKADGVKGLKMRRRPSLAQAEEEMEDEAAEAAELCRLLMDDNDGVRRKKKKTGVVREEAGLALGSQPSFSFENTDRIKKIIGTTQPDGSYTSKENLIKDIKEAENVLMKRSKYGKVKATKKTDITNIGLVSKKLKISGDKVKVFKEKKSARESFVCGACGQLGHMRTNKNCPKYGEDLEANLETADHEKASIKLKSLDPSSQSQQKPQTKKLIAKSATKIAVVEAPEGEKSSLKAKVLPVKFKCGSIDKLSDNLTAEVALSTDQPVASNSETGKSIVKVNKIIIPGKMKPDDAETPKPSIVIRPPTNTAKDQPESHKRSVVIRTPTETDREQPQKKIIIKRPKEIIIDVDQVSQDGSTGIEYRKTKRIVELSNIEKHRKQDNIYLAEESAKRKAREDRRWWEEQEKQRNEDRIREDRARRLYEDEMMLEQGKLAEIKRYEAAIRREREEEERQKAKKKKKKKKRPEIKVEYLEDPRTRRNDKRMPERDRSVKRRPVVELGRDVAEYAPSTKRRRGGEVGLANILERVVETLRERYEVSYLFLKPVSKKEAPDYHDIIKRPMDLATIKEKVRKMEYKSREDFRHDVWQITYNAHKYNDGRNPGIPPLADQLLELCDYLLMENDESLTEAEAGIEYRD; from the exons GTGAGCAGGGTGAATGTCCTTTGTTGGCTTCTGAAGTAGAGAAATCATTTGAGGATAATATACAAGTTGGTTCTCTAGATGCTGAAGATTTGGACGTTGATGTAGAAGAGTTTCAG GAAGTGCCTCAAAACCAGGAGAGGTCAGGATCTGCACCATTGCCCGTTTTGTGTATTGAGAATGGGATGGTGATCTTACGGTTCTCTGAAATTTTTGGTATTCACGAGTCCTTGAAGAAGGGGGAGAAAAGAGACTATAGGTATTCAATCCCCAAAG ATAGGTTTAAATCTATGGACATGTCTGATATTATTGAAGAGGACGAGGAGGCATTTTTAAAGGACGCTGGTCAAGGATATTCATTTATGAAACAGACACATGCAATGGAACATGAACTCTCAGCTCTTTATGAGGATGACCAAGAGGTTGCAGCCTTAGGTGTTTTGCAAGGGGCTGCCTCATTGGCTTCAGAAGATGATAGGCAAAGAAAAGACTCTTGTATGAGTGCAGAACCAATGAAAGAGGGTGCTGTGGGATATGTTTCTACTGGACTGCAGTCACCACGGTATTCTGGGTTTTACCCTCTTGATCTGCAAGACTGGGAAGAGGGAATTATTTGGGACAGTTCTCCTTTAGTGAGTGACAATTCTGTGGGAAGTGAAATTTCTGGACATGATTTAGAAGCTTCAGTTGTCATTGAAGCAGAACCTGAGACAGGGCCACCAAACCATGGGTCAGAACCCCTTGTGGAATCTGATGAGAATAATCACCGGCATTTACATTGTAGCTTTCCTAATTTATTGGAGCCCTTAGGCTCAATAAATTCTATAGGACATACAGACATTCCATACTTATCTAGCAGATACCATCCGCAACTTCTGAGGTTAGAATCCTGCCTGGAAGTGGATGTTCTTAACAATGCAGATGGTAGGAAGGAGAATTTTGGTGAGGAAATTCATCGAAGTGATGGTTTGAGGCGTTTTAGCAAACTCACATCCCAATACAGAGACATGTTGGAAGCATCTTGGTTAGACAAAGTAGTATGGGAGACAGATAGGCCCGTTGAGAAACCAAAGCTTATTCTTGATCTTCAAGATGAGCAAATGCTTTTTGAGATTTTGGATACCAAGGATGCTAAACATCTTGGGCTTCATGCAGGTGCTATGATTATAACTCGTTCGATAAAGTCAAGGAATGGGGACTCTTTGGAGCAACTTGGTCATGGAGGCCAATCTGGTTGGAGATATGTTGCTAATGACAAACACTATTCGAACAGAAAAACTTCTCAGAAAATCAAATCCAATTCCAAAAAGCGCACAGCTCATGGTGTCAAAGTTTTTCATTCACAACCTGCACTTATGATGCAGACGATGAAGCTGAAATTGAGCAA CAAAGAGCTAGCTAATTTTCATCGACCAAAAGCTTTGTGGTATCCCCACGACAATAAAGTGGCCATCAAAGAACAAGGGAAGTTGCCTACCAAAGGACCCATGAAAATTATAGTGAAGAGCTTGGGTGGCAAAGGATGCAAACTTCATGTGGATGCTGAGGAAACCATCTCTTCTGTTAAAGCAAAAGCTTCAAAAAAGCTAG ATTTCAAGCAATCTGAAGTGGTAAAGTTATTTTACTTGGGAAAGGAGCTCGAAGACCTTAGCTCTCTTGCTTCCCAAAATGTCAAAGTGAACTCTTTGATTCATCTTGTTCGTACAAAAGTACATTTGTTGCCAAGAGCACATAAGTTGCCTGGCGAGAAAAAATCTTTACGCCCTCCCGGGGCATTCAAAAAGAAATCCGAACTCTCTGCGAAAGATGGTCATGTCTTCCTAATGGA GTATTGTGAAGAAAGACCTTTACTGTTGAGCAATGTTGGGATGGGTGCAAGACTTTGCACTTATTACCAGAAGTCTGCCCCAGATGATCAAACTGGCTCTGTGTTGCGCAATGGAAATGGGAGCGACAGCTTGGGGCATGTCATTGCACTAGATCCTGCTGATAAATCCCCTTTCCTTGGAGATATAAAACCTGGTTATAGCCAGTCATCTCTTGAAACAAACATGTATAGAGCACCTGTATTTCCCCACAAGGTGCCGTCAACTGACTATCTGTTGGTTCGTTCTGCAAAGGGAAAACTTTCCATCAGGCGCATAGACCGGATTGATGTTGTTGGACAACAG GAACCACTCATGGAGGTGATGTCTCCTGGATCCAAGGCCCTTCAGACTTACATGATAAACAGGCTATTGGTGTACATGGCCCGTGAGTTTCGTACAGCTGAAAAGGGTCATTTGCTCCCCTGCATCCATGCAGATGAGTTACCTGGACAGTTTCCATACATATCCGAAACCATTATTCGGAAGAAATTGAAGGAGCACGCTAATTTACAG AAGGGACCAAATGGTCAGTGGATTTGGGTTAAGAAGCGCAATTTCCGCATTTGGTCGGAGGATGAATTGAAAGAGAAAGTGAAACCTGAAGAT GTTTGTGCCTATGAAAGCATGCAAGCTGGTATCTACCGGCTCAAACATCTGGGAATATCAGGGGTATTGCCTACTTCTATTTCATCTGCAATGAGTCGGCTCCCTTATGAAGCTATAATTCTGGCTGCTGCATCACACATTGAGAGGGAGCTCCAGATAACTCCATGGAACTTAAGTAGCAATTTTTTTACATGTGTAATTCAG GGCAAAGAAAATATTGAGCGTTTAGAAATTACTGGAGTTGGTGATCCTTCTGGTCGGGGCCTAGGCTTTAGCTATGTTCGTACTGCTACAAAAGCACCAATGCCAAGTGCAATGATGAAGAAGAAAGCAGCTGCTGGTCGAGGAGGCCCAACTGTTACGGGAACAGATGCTGATCTTCGTAGATTGAGCATGGAGGCTGCACGAGAG GTTCTTTTGAAGTTCGATGTTTGTGAGGAAGAGATTGCAAAACTGACTAGGTGGCATCGAATTGCTATGATACGCAAGCTTTCTAGCGAGCAAGCTGCATCTGGGGTACAGATTGATCCCACAACAATCAGCAAATATGCACGTGGCCAGCGAATGTCCTTTCTTCAATTGCAGCAGCAGACAAGAGAGAAATGTCAGGAAATTTGGGATCGACAAGCTCAGAGTCTTTCAGCCTTAGATCATGATAATGAGAGTGACTCTGAGGGAAATAGTGATTTGGATTCCTTTGCTGGGGATTTAGAGAATCTTCTTGATGCAGaggaatgtgaagaagaagtaGGGAACCATGAATCCAAGTATGACAAAGCGGATGGTGTTAAGGGGCTTAAAATGAGAAGGCGCCCATCCTTGGCTCAGGCAGAAGAGGAAATGGAAGATGAGGCAGCTGAAGCAGCTGAATTATGCAGGTTACTCATGGATG ACAATGATGGtgtgaggaggaagaagaaaaagacagGAGTTGTAAGGGAGGAAGCAGGCTTGGCTTTGGGCTCACAACCAAGTTTTAGTTTTGAGAATACAGATCGGATCAAGAAAATCATTGGTACCACCCAACCCGATGGTTCCTATACTTCGAAGGAGAATTTAATTAAAGATATAAAGGAG GCTGAAAATGTTCTAATGAAAAGAAGCAAGTATGGAAAGGTGAAAGCAACAAAAAAGACTGATATCACAAATATAGGTCTAGTCAGTAAGAAACTTAAAATATCGGGAGATAAAGTCAAG GTCTTTAAGGAGAAGAAGTCAGCAAGAGAGAGTTTTGTGTGTGGGGCATGTGGTCAG CTTGGACATATGAGGACAAACAAAAACTGCCCCAAGTATGGGGAGGATCTAGAAGCAAACCTTGAAACTGCCGATCATGAAAAGGCATCCATAAAGTTAAAATCTCTGGATCCCTCTAGTCAGTCTCAGCAGAAACCTCAGACAAAGAAGCTGATTGCAAAAAGTGCGACAAAAATTGCTGTGGTTGAAGCTCCGGAGGGTGAAAAATCTAGTTTGAAGGCAAAAGTTCTTCCGGTGAAGTTCAAATGTGGTTCCATTGACAAGCTTTCTGATAATCTCACTGCTGAAGTGGCACTGAGTACAGACCAGCCAGTCGCTTCCAATTCTGAGACTGGGAAGTCCATTGTCAAggttaacaaaataataattcctgGCAAGATGAAACCTGATGATGCAGAGACTCCTAAGCCCTCTATCGTAATACGACCCCCAACAAATACAGCTAAAGATCAGCCAGAATCTCACAAACGCTCTGTTGTGATACGGACACCAACAGAAACAGATAGGGAACAACCTCAGAAGAAAATCATAATAAAGCGGCCTAAAGAGATTATCATTGATGTGGACCAGGTCAGTCAGGATGGAAGTACTGGCATTGAGTACAGGAAAACTAAAAGAATAGTTGAATTGTCCAATATTGAGAAGCATAGAAAGCAGGATAATATTTATTTGGCTGAGGAATCagcaaaaaggaaagctagagAGGATAGAAGATGGTGGGAAGAACAAGAGAAGCAGAGAAATGAAGATAGAATAAGAGAGGACAGGGCAAGAAGGCTTTATGAGGATGAAATGATGCTAGAACAAGGAAAGTTAGCTGAGATTAAAAGATATGAAGCAGCAATcagaagagagagggaggaagaagaaagacagaaagcaaaaaagaagaaaaagaagaagaaaagaccTGAAATAAAAGTGGAGTATTTAGAGGACCCTAGAACAAGAAGAAATGACAAAAGGATGCCAGAGAGAGACCGGAGCGTAAAAAGGAGGCCTGTTGTTGAGCTGGGAAGGGATGTTGCAGAGTATGCCCCATCAACCAAGCGTCGTAGGGGAGGAGAG GTTGGTTTGGCAAACATCTTGGAGCGGGTAGTGGAGACCCTCAGAGAGAGGTACGAGGTGTCATATCTTTTCTTAAAACCAGTTTCCAAAAAGGAAGCTCCTGATTACCACGACATCATTAAGCGCCCAATGGACCTGGCCACAATCAAGGAGAAGGTGCGGAAGATGGAATACAAGAGCCGGGAGGATTTCCGGCACGATGTGTGGCAGATCACATACAATGCCCACAAATACAATGATGGGCGCAATCCAGGAATTCCTCCCCTTGCAGATCAGCTTTTGGAGCTTTGCGATTATTTGTTAATGGAGAACGATGAAAGTTTGACTGAAGCTGAAGCTGGTATCGAGTACAGGGATTAa